One segment of Candidatus Babeliales bacterium DNA contains the following:
- a CDS encoding TIGR00282 family metallophosphoesterase, producing MKTVRILCLGDIVGAPGRAVFQKHIKHLKEKYAIDGVIVNGENSARGRGITSRIVKFYRHNGVDVITTGNHIWHYREIYEYLNSHQDLLRPENYPSSCPGTGVTTFHCNGVTIGVLNLQGRVFMRDHVSCPFRAAESVLSYLKSKTNIIIVDFHAEATSEKMGMGFFLDGKVSAVVGTHTHVQTTDNRILPKGTAFMSDLGMAGALNSMIGMKKEPIIQNFLTQMPVKFTVEWQGPMVLSGAWIEIDADSGKAIKIERVRIVDEEIQIDGNEDTE from the coding sequence ATGAAAACTGTACGAATTTTATGTTTAGGTGATATTGTTGGTGCACCAGGACGCGCTGTTTTTCAAAAACATATTAAGCATCTAAAAGAAAAATATGCCATTGATGGTGTTATTGTAAATGGTGAAAATAGCGCGCGCGGGCGTGGCATTACTTCAAGAATTGTAAAGTTTTATCGGCATAATGGTGTGGATGTGATTACAACTGGGAATCACATTTGGCATTATCGTGAAATTTATGAATATCTTAATAGTCATCAAGATCTCTTACGCCCTGAAAATTATCCGAGTAGTTGTCCAGGCACGGGCGTTACAACCTTTCATTGCAATGGGGTAACGATAGGGGTATTGAATTTACAAGGTCGTGTTTTTATGCGCGATCATGTAAGTTGTCCGTTTCGTGCGGCTGAATCAGTGTTGAGTTATTTAAAATCAAAAACGAATATCATTATTGTAGATTTTCATGCGGAAGCTACTTCAGAAAAAATGGGTATGGGCTTTTTTTTAGATGGAAAAGTTAGTGCCGTAGTTGGTACGCATACGCATGTACAAACAACAGATAACCGTATTTTGCCCAAAGGTACTGCGTTTATGAGTGATCTTGGCATGGCTGGTGCGTTGAATTCTATGATTGGTATGAAAAAAGAACCAATTATTCAAAATTTTTTAACACAAATGCCGGTTAAATTTACGGTGGAATGGCAAGGCCCTATGGTATTATCCGGTGCATGGATTGAAATAGATGCTGATTCAGGAAAAGCAATTAAAATTGAGCGTGTTCGTATTGTTGATGAAGAAATTCAAATCGATGGCAATGAAGATACTGAGTAA
- a CDS encoding cell division protein ZapA: MVNEAKKYSVTILGNSYTIRSDESEEHILQSAVLIESYIKEITSKTRSIEQKTVIILVALQLASKFLNMEKAYLEMLQGQENLSLLIERALHSEIQ; encoded by the coding sequence ATGGTAAATGAAGCAAAAAAATACTCAGTAACAATACTGGGTAATTCATATACTATTCGTAGTGATGAATCTGAAGAACATATTTTACAATCGGCTGTTTTAATAGAATCTTATATCAAAGAAATAACAAGCAAAACGCGTTCTATTGAGCAAAAAACTGTAATTATTTTGGTTGCATTACAATTAGCAAGTAAGTTTCTCAATATGGAAAAAGCATATCTAGAGATGCTGCAAGGCCAAGAAAATTTATCATTGCTCATTGAACGGGCGCTGCATTCAGAGATTCAGTAA
- the recA gene encoding recombinase RecA codes for MTNKTDQDNLAKKKMLEVTFAQIDKQHGKGLVMFLGDSRNTQVESISSGSILIDHAIGIGGFPRGRIIEIYGPEASGKTTLAMHAVAQAQQRGGICAYIDAEHALDTTYAGNLGIKIDDLIISQPDYGEQALDIAEMLVRSGTVDIIVIDSVAALVPKAELEGDMGDVHVGLQARLMSQALRKLTPVVHKSKTVLIFINQIRHNINSMPFANKETTTGGNALKFYASLRLDVRRIASLKKADVHFGNRIAVKVVKNKMAPPFKRVELDLLFSEGISKELDLLDAALHYNIITQSGSWFALGNQKIAQGREQALSYLKEQKDVALQIIENIKEKAALHKKQESK; via the coding sequence ATGACTAATAAAACCGATCAGGACAATTTAGCCAAGAAAAAAATGCTCGAGGTTACTTTTGCACAAATTGATAAGCAACATGGAAAAGGCCTTGTAATGTTTCTTGGCGATTCAAGGAATACGCAGGTAGAATCAATTTCTAGTGGTTCTATACTTATTGACCACGCAATTGGTATCGGCGGATTTCCTCGAGGTAGAATTATTGAAATATATGGCCCAGAAGCTTCTGGAAAAACTACATTAGCGATGCATGCCGTTGCGCAAGCACAACAACGGGGTGGAATTTGTGCCTATATTGATGCAGAACATGCATTGGATACCACGTATGCAGGCAATTTAGGTATAAAGATTGACGATCTTATTATCTCTCAGCCTGATTATGGGGAACAAGCACTTGATATTGCTGAAATGCTCGTACGATCTGGTACGGTTGATATTATTGTAATTGATTCTGTTGCTGCTTTGGTTCCAAAGGCTGAACTTGAAGGTGACATGGGCGACGTTCATGTAGGTTTACAGGCACGTCTTATGTCTCAAGCTTTGCGTAAATTGACTCCAGTGGTCCATAAATCAAAAACAGTGCTAATTTTTATAAATCAGATTCGTCACAATATTAATTCAATGCCGTTTGCCAATAAAGAGACTACGACTGGTGGCAATGCCTTGAAATTTTATGCCTCATTACGTCTTGATGTGCGTAGGATTGCTAGTCTAAAAAAGGCAGATGTCCATTTTGGTAATCGTATTGCGGTTAAAGTAGTAAAGAACAAAATGGCACCCCCATTTAAGCGCGTTGAATTGGACTTATTATTCAGCGAAGGTATATCAAAAGAGCTTGACCTTTTAGACGCAGCATTGCATTATAATATTATTACGCAGTCTGGTTCTTGGTTTGCGCTTGGTAACCAAAAAATAGCACAGGGTCGTGAGCAAGCTTTAAGCTATCTAAAAGAGCAAAAAGATGTTGCTCTCCAGATTATTGAGAATATAAAAGAAAAAGCAGCACTGCATAAAAAACAGGAATCAAAATAA
- the rplT gene encoding 50S ribosomal protein L20 yields MTRIKRGVITKKRHKKVLKETKGFWGQRKNVFKRAHETLMRAMAFAFKGRKLKKRDMRGLFIARISAATKQHNMSYSTFICGLKKADITLNRKMLSQLAIYEPAAISQLVALAQQTAS; encoded by the coding sequence ATGACAAGAATCAAACGTGGTGTAATCACCAAAAAACGACACAAAAAGGTTTTAAAAGAAACTAAAGGGTTTTGGGGTCAACGCAAAAATGTTTTTAAGCGTGCACACGAAACTTTAATGCGTGCAATGGCATTTGCTTTTAAGGGACGTAAGTTAAAAAAACGAGATATGCGTGGCTTATTTATTGCGCGAATTAGTGCGGCAACTAAGCAACATAATATGTCGTATAGCACGTTTATTTGTGGTCTTAAAAAAGCTGACATTACATTGAACAGAAAAATGTTAAGTCAGTTGGCAATATATGAGCCAGCAGCAATTTCTCAACTTGTGGCGCTTGCACAACAAACAGCTTCTTGA
- the infC gene encoding translation initiation factor IF-3 translates to MNQKNEKSLPINEQIRASKIQVITPDGENIGVISREEALKMARNADLDLVIVADRGKDAVPIAKIIDFGKVLYAKKKKLSEAKKHQKTVQVKEIKLRPKIGEHDFHTKLKQAIQFLNEGKHVKMTLVFRGREMATVRERGNEMFDRIDQTFRDFGLTNLAHEKDSRAGTQWSRVYTLKTMK, encoded by the coding sequence TTGAATCAGAAAAATGAAAAAAGCTTACCAATAAATGAGCAGATTAGGGCATCAAAAATACAAGTTATTACTCCAGATGGTGAAAATATTGGTGTTATTTCTCGTGAAGAAGCACTTAAAATGGCCCGTAATGCCGATCTAGATTTAGTTATAGTAGCTGATCGAGGGAAAGATGCGGTACCTATAGCTAAAATTATTGATTTTGGCAAAGTACTCTATGCCAAAAAGAAAAAACTGTCTGAGGCTAAAAAGCATCAAAAAACGGTACAGGTAAAAGAGATTAAGTTGCGTCCTAAGATTGGTGAGCATGACTTCCACACTAAGCTTAAACAGGCTATCCAGTTCCTAAACGAAGGAAAACATGTTAAGATGACATTAGTTTTTCGTGGTCGTGAAATGGCAACCGTCAGGGAACGGGGTAATGAAATGTTTGACCGAATTGATCAAACATTTCGAGATTTTGGCTTAACCAATCTAGCACATGAAAAAGATTCTAGAGCGGGAACGCAATGGTCTCGAGTTTATACATTAAAAACAATGAAATAG
- a CDS encoding pentapeptide repeat-containing protein, which yields MFKRFKKYLAWANLLKGPASMEGTNLSGNDLKNAYLAWGKFKDANLTGTCLIGADLQHADLRNANLTDADLRSAKLDYADLTNATLSRTLMEKASLKKAKLENVRIKEADMQQVDLKGALIKNAHINYVNLSRANFHEATIEGSICENLILENATLQKLNLSGACFAGSNLKNTLFQHANLQNADLSKTDLTNANLNNANLQGANLTQANLTSASLRNANLEDANLYLANLSKADLVDANLTNTNLEGANLFDADLFKAKIEKTNFKQAQFCRTKDEKGFTKNDDCPKE from the coding sequence ATGTTTAAACGATTTAAAAAATATTTAGCGTGGGCCAACTTATTGAAGGGTCCAGCCAGTATGGAAGGGACTAATTTAAGTGGGAATGATTTAAAAAATGCCTATCTTGCTTGGGGAAAATTTAAAGATGCAAATCTAACTGGTACTTGTTTGATTGGTGCTGACCTACAACATGCGGATTTACGCAATGCCAATTTAACTGATGCAGATTTACGCAGTGCTAAACTAGATTATGCAGATTTAACCAATGCAACATTGAGCCGTACCTTAATGGAAAAAGCAAGCTTAAAAAAAGCAAAATTAGAAAATGTGCGCATCAAAGAAGCAGATATGCAACAAGTAGATTTAAAAGGCGCCTTAATTAAAAATGCTCATATTAATTATGTAAATCTCTCGAGAGCGAATTTTCATGAAGCAACAATAGAAGGTTCTATCTGTGAAAATCTTATTCTAGAAAATGCGACGCTACAAAAATTAAATTTATCAGGTGCTTGTTTTGCCGGATCAAATTTAAAAAATACATTATTTCAGCATGCGAATCTACAAAATGCTGATTTAAGTAAAACCGATCTTACTAATGCTAATCTTAATAATGCAAATTTGCAGGGTGCCAATCTTACACAAGCAAATCTAACCAGTGCAAGTTTACGTAATGCTAATTTAGAAGATGCTAATCTATATTTGGCTAATCTTTCTAAAGCCGATTTAGTTGACGCGAATCTGACTAATACAAACCTTGAAGGAGCTAATTTATTTGATGCGGATCTATTTAAAGCAAAAATAGAAAAAACAAATTTTAAACAAGCACAGTTTTGCCGTACAAAAGATGAAAAAGGATTTACAAAAAATGATGATTGTCCGAAAGAATAA
- the rpmI gene encoding 50S ribosomal protein L35 — MPKMKTHSGADKRFKKLKSGLVKFSHAFRRHLLTKKTSKRKRQLRRPGYIAACDMNHFRVYLPN; from the coding sequence ATGCCAAAAATGAAAACGCACTCCGGTGCTGATAAACGATTTAAAAAATTAAAAAGTGGATTAGTTAAATTTTCACATGCATTTCGTCGTCACTTGTTAACTAAAAAGACAAGTAAACGCAAAAGACAACTTCGTCGTCCTGGCTATATAGCAGCATGTGATATGAATCATTTTAGAGTTTATTTACCTAATTAA
- a CDS encoding ankyrin repeat domain-containing protein — MNKYLLSGISFFCMASISAMEISKKNSPLLIQSIQYDLKHDSIQFNPIINALENNIISFEDFDNEEIEKLFSLTDKSNLSDAKNLTLLMIAAKKGNTNIVQNIVTYPKINQLKRKHIINLVDPTKKLPALFRALHYNKLECAELLLQNGAQNKERFLRHFVKIYKEANHKEDIARLALLLKYFANPNEPDEEGFTVLTRIMQLKNIQNKLPIIEFLIEKGANLKTEDKHGKKAKDYTENDDLKELLEAYELYDCRRPEDLIDKCATNNDIKTLKYLFNIKTQEEKKVLLLTENIHSQIPLTKAVINKRKEAVEFLLQEAKSLGITQKVLSYKNQFCNSPFFEALDHKYDSIRDLLLSFDDELIIINK, encoded by the coding sequence ATGAACAAGTATCTACTTTCAGGCATTTCATTTTTTTGTATGGCTTCAATTTCTGCAATGGAAATATCAAAAAAAAATTCGCCTCTCCTCATTCAATCGATTCAATATGATTTAAAACATGATAGTATACAATTTAATCCAATAATAAATGCCCTAGAGAACAATATTATTTCTTTTGAAGACTTTGATAATGAAGAAATTGAAAAATTATTTTCTTTAACTGATAAATCAAATCTATCAGATGCAAAAAATTTAACTTTATTAATGATTGCGGCAAAAAAAGGTAACACCAATATTGTTCAAAATATTGTTACCTACCCAAAGATCAATCAACTTAAACGCAAACATATTATCAATTTAGTTGATCCTACTAAAAAATTACCAGCACTTTTTCGAGCTCTTCATTATAATAAATTAGAATGTGCTGAACTGTTGCTTCAAAACGGTGCTCAAAACAAAGAACGTTTTTTACGACACTTTGTAAAAATATATAAGGAAGCGAATCATAAAGAAGATATTGCACGATTGGCATTACTTTTGAAATATTTTGCTAATCCAAATGAGCCGGATGAAGAAGGTTTTACGGTACTCACCCGCATCATGCAACTGAAGAATATTCAAAATAAATTACCAATTATAGAATTTTTGATAGAAAAAGGTGCAAATCTTAAAACCGAAGATAAACACGGTAAAAAAGCTAAAGATTATACTGAAAATGATGATTTAAAAGAATTATTAGAAGCTTATGAGCTATATGATTGTCGTAGACCAGAAGATTTAATAGATAAATGCGCAACTAATAACGATATAAAAACACTCAAATATTTATTTAATATTAAAACGCAAGAAGAAAAAAAAGTACTTCTTTTAACAGAAAATATACATAGCCAAATCCCTCTTACAAAAGCAGTAATAAATAAACGAAAAGAAGCAGTAGAATTTTTATTACAAGAGGCTAAATCTTTAGGAATCACGCAAAAAGTACTTTCTTATAAAAACCAATTTTGTAATTCACCATTTTTTGAGGCATTAGATCATAAATATGATAGTATCCGAGATTTATTATTATCTTTTGATGACGAACTGATAATAATAAATAAATAA
- a CDS encoding peptidylprolyl isomerase, whose product MISMREKILKSKLYKALLWMILLSMGGGALLVSPLFYKRDRVAPSTIVLVNDQDITIKEFEQKLMQEMERIALLKQQYGEYADTLLSLLGLENPRAIALQTLLYEELLNQVADKLNIRLFSDFVMQKLQDPSALFSELRDIVPMQAITKQGAIDFTALKIILQRQGQSLADFERRIEEALQRKMVTDLVSLSAYISPEEIREYFQDHYLKRKYSVLHFPFEQFLAQARKEQPSDQKLEAFFKEQNKLNKKYWIPEKRSAEIWTFNPESYGLKIQDKEIEEYYKQNKQKKFLENPVQVNVRNILLKADETTMDAVHAKAQKIKEELEKNPEQFEKLVKEYSQDEKAVTKGGETGYFKRGDKNPVFERAAFRLKNNGDISDLVRTQEGIEILQRIDRKPATYKSLESVKNEIQRILLERKFKNKFAQDVQRVVDQSKNNLAAVEKFVKSKQGVKDIIKEKTLDESSLAQKLFKTKKDNWAFFINKEGNGVLLKVLEIQKTFEPELSIVKNKVLEDFYQKQAQEMLKIAMENAKKVSKNQSLKQIKDQYNAELIEVDWLKKDDTEQLQALEKKGIPANQLFFADGTIKKGSITSTYANNDGYLAKIEAIEEFNKTLFEEKQNEIIKNLYQDKKELTTRGFVASLFKNAKIKFIEEQPQTEQIPLDDLIG is encoded by the coding sequence ATGATATCAATGAGAGAAAAAATACTCAAAAGCAAGCTCTATAAAGCACTATTGTGGATGATTTTATTATCAATGGGCGGTGGCGCATTGCTCGTTTCCCCATTATTTTATAAACGAGATCGGGTTGCACCTTCAACAATTGTATTGGTTAATGATCAAGATATTACCATAAAAGAATTTGAGCAGAAACTAATGCAGGAGATGGAGCGTATCGCATTGCTTAAACAACAATATGGCGAATATGCTGATACTTTATTAAGTTTGCTCGGCCTTGAAAATCCCCGTGCAATAGCACTACAAACACTTCTTTATGAAGAGCTTTTAAATCAAGTAGCTGATAAGTTAAATATACGACTTTTTTCAGATTTTGTTATGCAAAAATTACAAGACCCATCAGCTTTATTTAGCGAATTGCGCGATATTGTACCTATGCAAGCAATTACCAAACAAGGAGCCATTGATTTTACGGCATTAAAAATAATCTTACAGCGCCAAGGTCAATCATTGGCAGATTTTGAGCGGCGTATTGAAGAAGCTTTGCAAAGAAAAATGGTGACTGATTTAGTTAGTCTTTCTGCTTATATAAGCCCAGAAGAAATACGTGAGTACTTCCAAGATCATTATTTGAAGCGGAAATATAGTGTATTACATTTTCCTTTTGAGCAATTTTTAGCACAAGCAAGAAAAGAACAACCATCAGACCAAAAGTTAGAAGCATTTTTTAAAGAACAAAATAAATTAAATAAAAAATATTGGATTCCAGAAAAAAGAAGTGCTGAAATCTGGACATTTAATCCAGAATCATATGGCTTAAAAATTCAAGATAAGGAAATTGAAGAATATTATAAACAAAATAAACAGAAAAAATTTCTCGAAAATCCAGTACAAGTAAATGTACGGAATATTTTATTAAAAGCTGATGAAACAACAATGGATGCCGTTCATGCAAAAGCACAAAAAATAAAAGAAGAGCTGGAAAAAAACCCTGAGCAGTTTGAAAAACTAGTAAAAGAATATTCTCAAGACGAAAAAGCAGTAACTAAAGGTGGGGAAACTGGTTATTTTAAGCGTGGAGATAAGAATCCTGTTTTTGAACGCGCTGCATTCCGTCTTAAAAATAATGGTGATATTTCTGACCTAGTTAGAACGCAAGAAGGTATAGAAATTCTACAACGAATAGATCGCAAGCCAGCTACTTACAAATCACTTGAATCAGTTAAAAATGAAATTCAACGAATTTTATTAGAAAGAAAGTTTAAAAATAAATTTGCTCAAGATGTACAACGAGTGGTCGATCAAAGCAAAAATAATTTAGCAGCAGTTGAAAAATTTGTTAAAAGCAAGCAAGGAGTAAAAGACATAATCAAAGAAAAAACACTTGATGAATCTTCTTTAGCACAAAAATTATTTAAAACAAAAAAAGATAATTGGGCTTTCTTTATAAATAAAGAAGGCAATGGAGTTCTATTAAAGGTACTTGAAATACAAAAAACATTTGAGCCGGAGTTATCAATAGTAAAAAACAAAGTTTTAGAAGATTTCTATCAAAAGCAAGCACAAGAAATGCTTAAGATTGCTATGGAAAATGCTAAAAAAGTATCAAAAAATCAATCATTAAAACAAATAAAAGATCAATATAATGCCGAATTAATAGAAGTAGATTGGCTTAAAAAAGATGATACAGAACAATTGCAGGCTCTTGAGAAAAAGGGAATTCCTGCAAATCAATTATTTTTTGCCGATGGTACTATTAAAAAAGGCAGCATAACATCTACTTACGCCAATAATGATGGCTATCTTGCTAAGATTGAAGCTATCGAAGAATTTAATAAAACATTATTTGAAGAAAAACAGAATGAAATCATCAAAAACCTTTATCAGGATAAAAAAGAACTAACAACTCGGGGTTTTGTTGCGTCTTTATTTAAAAATGCTAAAATTAAATTCATTGAAGAACAACCGCAAACGGAGCAAATTCCGCTTGACGATTTAATTGGATAA
- the rny gene encoding ribonuclease Y, giving the protein MANMMLSEIFSIVGTVSVVLGILLLLYARKKLVAASQLLAESNQKWKNVKRDIENERREALLKLKDEIHKRRNEFELEIKRERLELERFQNKINSKYENLEKKEQRLEEVGQELQQRERQISRTSDKLRVNEQKIKSLYNELIAKLENISGMSREEARKELAETLEAEVRLASEKWVQKVEEETRQTAKEKATQIVVTSMQRYIADQVASHSSGIIQLPNEEMKGRIIGKEGRNIKALEMATGMEFVIGDVPEIITISGFNPIRREIARRALEKLIADGRINPSRIEETVAQCEKELEEMVEEFGKDVVLELNLQGLHPELITLLGKLYFRTSFSQNVLAHSKEVGIFSRMIAEELGLDGHLALRAGLLHDIGKAVSAEVEGPHALIGGDIAKRCGEDPIVVNAIAAHHEEVPFNSIYSLIVMIADTISASRPGARRETLSTYIKRLEKLEEIATSFDGVKKSFALQAGREVRIIVEEDYLDDEKAAMLARDIARKIEKEMSFPGQIKVNVIREKRSIEYAR; this is encoded by the coding sequence ATGGCAAACATGATGCTGTCTGAAATATTTAGCATTGTGGGAACTGTGAGTGTTGTGCTGGGTATATTATTATTACTCTATGCACGCAAGAAACTCGTTGCAGCCTCGCAATTGCTTGCAGAATCGAATCAGAAATGGAAAAATGTAAAACGTGATATTGAAAATGAACGTCGTGAAGCGCTTTTAAAGCTTAAAGATGAAATACACAAGCGTAGAAATGAGTTTGAACTTGAAATTAAGCGCGAACGCCTTGAATTAGAGCGCTTTCAAAATAAAATTAATTCTAAGTATGAAAATCTAGAAAAAAAAGAACAAAGGCTTGAAGAAGTAGGCCAAGAATTACAACAGCGTGAACGCCAAATTTCACGTACCAGCGATAAATTACGGGTCAATGAGCAGAAAATAAAATCATTATACAATGAACTTATTGCAAAACTTGAAAATATAAGTGGTATGTCACGCGAAGAAGCCCGCAAAGAATTAGCCGAAACACTTGAAGCAGAAGTGCGTTTAGCCAGTGAAAAGTGGGTACAAAAAGTAGAAGAGGAAACTCGTCAAACTGCTAAAGAAAAAGCAACTCAAATTGTAGTAACCTCAATGCAGCGTTACATAGCTGATCAAGTAGCTTCTCATTCTTCCGGCATTATTCAGTTGCCAAACGAAGAAATGAAGGGAAGGATTATCGGTAAAGAAGGCCGAAATATTAAAGCACTTGAAATGGCTACTGGCATGGAATTTGTTATTGGTGATGTGCCAGAAATTATCACTATTTCAGGTTTTAACCCCATTCGAAGAGAAATCGCACGTCGCGCTTTGGAAAAATTAATTGCCGATGGTCGTATTAATCCATCTCGTATTGAAGAAACAGTGGCACAATGCGAAAAAGAATTAGAAGAGATGGTAGAAGAATTTGGTAAAGATGTAGTACTTGAACTCAATTTGCAGGGTTTACATCCAGAACTCATAACTCTACTTGGTAAACTTTATTTCCGTACTAGTTTTTCACAAAATGTGCTTGCTCATAGTAAGGAAGTGGGTATTTTTTCTCGAATGATTGCAGAAGAGCTTGGTCTTGATGGTCATTTAGCACTACGCGCCGGATTATTACATGATATCGGCAAAGCGGTAAGCGCTGAAGTAGAAGGACCTCATGCATTAATCGGTGGTGATATTGCAAAGCGATGTGGAGAAGATCCAATTGTTGTTAATGCAATTGCGGCCCATCATGAAGAAGTGCCATTTAATTCAATTTACAGTTTAATTGTGATGATTGCCGATACTATTTCAGCTTCTAGACCAGGTGCTCGCAGAGAAACCTTATCTACTTATATTAAACGTTTAGAGAAATTAGAAGAAATAGCAACATCCTTTGATGGCGTAAAAAAATCATTTGCGCTACAAGCAGGACGCGAAGTTCGCATCATTGTTGAAGAAGATTATCTTGATGATGAAAAAGCGGCAATGCTTGCACGAGATATTGCACGAAAAATTGAAAAGGAAATGTCATTTCCTGGACAAATTAAGGTAAATGTAATTCGAGAAAAACGTTCAATTGAATATGCTAGGTAA
- the miaA gene encoding tRNA (adenosine(37)-N6)-dimethylallyltransferase MiaA, whose translation MGKKILVIYGPTGVGKSDFALKLARLMNGEIINADVGQFYTPLSIGTAKPAWQSSDVPHYLFDIIDKPRNITVTEYRSLVHGLILKIWDRNALPIIVGGSTFYINSLFFPPQSEALENKNMSSFDQYSDKQLWEMLKKIDPQRASEIHPHDTYRIKRALTIWEQTNIKPSEYKPQYEPLAPYFLLFLNRERFELYNRINERVKQMIQVGWIEEVAALEGTEWESFLQHKKIIGYDDILYYLAQKNNHASINTLIATIAQKTRNYAKRQITFWQMLKRKLTPLAKQEYNVKIKSLCLTNNEQEEKYILMMQEIKQWFFKDA comes from the coding sequence ATATGGACCAACCGGCGTTGGCAAAAGTGATTTTGCATTAAAGTTAGCACGCTTAATGAATGGAGAAATTATTAATGCTGACGTTGGTCAATTTTATACGCCACTTTCTATTGGTACTGCAAAACCTGCATGGCAAAGCAGCGATGTGCCTCATTATTTATTTGATATTATTGATAAGCCAAGAAATATTACTGTTACCGAATATCGTTCTTTAGTGCATGGTCTCATTTTAAAAATATGGGACAGAAATGCATTGCCAATTATAGTGGGCGGCAGTACTTTTTATATCAATTCTCTTTTTTTTCCGCCACAAAGCGAAGCATTAGAAAATAAGAATATGAGTTCATTTGATCAATATAGCGATAAGCAATTGTGGGAGATGCTCAAAAAAATAGATCCACAACGCGCTTCAGAAATCCATCCCCATGATACCTATCGCATTAAGCGTGCACTTACCATTTGGGAACAAACTAATATAAAGCCTTCAGAATATAAACCGCAGTATGAACCACTTGCACCATATTTTCTTTTATTTTTAAACCGAGAACGTTTTGAACTTTATAATCGAATTAATGAACGAGTAAAACAAATGATTCAGGTTGGTTGGATAGAAGAAGTAGCCGCACTAGAAGGTACCGAATGGGAATCATTTTTACAACATAAAAAAATTATTGGCTATGATGATATTCTTTATTATCTTGCGCAAAAAAATAATCATGCAAGTATAAATACACTTATTGCAACGATTGCACAAAAAACACGCAATTATGCCAAAAGACAAATAACTTTTTGGCAGATGCTTAAACGCAAATTAACCCCTTTAGCAAAACAAGAATATAATGTAAAAATTAAATCTTTGTGTTTGACAAATAATGAACAAGAGGAAAAATATATACTGATGATGCAAGAAATAAAACAGTGGTTTTTTAAGGATGCATAA